The sequence TCGGCGGTGGCGATCGGGTTGCTGGTGCCGGGACCGTTGTAGCTGATGATGTTCACCTTGCCGGCCGGCGGCGTAATGCGCTCGCGCGCCGCCGCCACCGCGGCGTCGAACTCGACGATGCGGGCGTTGATCTGCGCTTCAAGGCCGGTTGCCGCACCGATTTGCCGCGCCAGATCCTGCCAGGTCTGACCGCCGTAATCCAGCACGATGGTCGGCGCGATGGCTTGCAGTTCGCCTATCTGCCCCAGCGCGGAATCCCCGCCCGTGGCGGCGACCACGATCAGATCCGGCGCCACCGCATAGGCCGCTTCCAGCTCCACGCTGCCCGCCGGCCACAGTTTTTCCACCCCGCGCGCCTGCGCCGCCTTGTCCCACTGGGCGAAAAAGCGGCCGTTGGCCGCGGTCGCGCTGGCCGCCACCGGCGCGTCGACGGCCAGCAGCGTGCCGGTGATGGTTACCGAGGTGGAGAGGATGCGCCTGGGCGGAGCGGTCAGGGTGGTGGCGGTGCCGTCGGCATTGCGAAACTCCCTCGGCCAGCCCGGCTGGGCGGCAGCGGCCGGCGGGCTGGCGCCCTGCGCGATTAGCCCCGCCGTCAGCGCCAGCGCCGTTATCAGGCGGCCGATGCCCGCCATACCTTTCCGTCTGTTCATAAGCTCCCGACCGTTAGCATTATAATTAGGTACGATAACCGTAAAAAAATAGTCCTCGCCCGGTACGGCTAATTTTTCAGCAGTATATTATTCACACACATAGCGTCGCAATAGCGTCACCGCCAATCGCCTTGCCCTGTCGCCGATGCGCCAGAGTATGGCAGCGACGAAAACCTACTCTCGAACAGGAGGCGCAGACATGAAAGCAAACCGGCAACTGTGCATCGGCCTATCCATTGCGGTAACCTGGCTAAGCGGAAACGGTTGGCGACGCGCCGACAGCCGGGTGGAAGAGATATACTCGGCCGATTTTTATCTCGACCTGGCCCGGCGGGCGGAAAACGCCAAACTGGATTTTCTGTTCCGCCCCGACGTCCTGTTTATCGATCCGCTCCGCGCGGCGCAATCCCCGTCCTTCAGCAGCCTCGATCCCATGATTTTGCTGACCGCCATCGCCGGGGAAACCCGCCGCATCGGCCTGATTTCCACCGCCTCGACCACCTTTTTGCCCCCTTACCTTGTCGCCAGACAACTCCAGTCCCTTAACTGGATCAGTCAGGGCCGCGTCGGCTGGAACGTGGTCACCGCGTTGGACGGCAACCGCAATTTCGGCCTCGACCGGATGTCCGCCGCCGACGAACGCTACGAAAAGGCCCTTGAGTTCACCGAGGTGGTGCGTCGGCTGTGGCAAAGCTATCCCCATACGGCGCTGACGCTCGACCGCCAAAAAGGAGAATACGCGCGGGCCGACAGGCTGCGCCCCATCAACCACCGCGGACGTTTCTTCAGCGTGCAGGGGCCGCTTAACGTACCGGACCCCGGAAACGGCGCCATCCCCCTGTTTCAGGCCGGCGCTTCGGACCGCGGGCGCGATTTCGCCGCGCGCATCGCCGACGGCGTCTTCGCCGCCACGCCCGATATCGCCGCCGGCGTCGAGTTGCGCCGCGACCTGCGGCGGCGGGCGCGGGCGCGCGGCCGGCACCCCGACGCGATCCGGGTGCTGCCGGGCTTAAGCCTTTATCTGGGCAAAACCCGGCGCGAGGCGCGCGAACTGTATCAGGAGACCCAGGCGAACCAGACGCCGGCCGCCCAATACGCCCGTATCCGCGACATGCTGGGGATCGACCTCAGCCGGCTGCCGCCGGACCGTCCGGTCACGCCGCAGATGCTTCCCGCCTCGCCCGCGCCGCCGCCCAGTCAGACCCATGCCGATTTATTACGCCGCCTGATTGAACGGGAACGGCCGACCGTCAGCCAGCTGCTGATGCGCCCGGAGGTGGCGGGCTCGGCGCACTGGCTGGTGGTCGGCACGGCCGAAGACGCGCTGAACGACATCGCCGCGCGCGCGGCGGCCGGCGCGGCGGATGGCTTTATCGCCCTGCCCGGCGGATCGCCGGCGTCGCTGGACCTGCTATTCGACGAACTGATACCCCGCCTGGCGGAGCGCGGGCTGTTCCGCCGCGACTATAGCGGCGGCACCCTGCGCCAGCATCTGGGCATGGACCCTGAGGGGTAATCGCCGCTACAAATGAAAATACGAATGATTTAAATTACCATCTATATGTAATATATTCATGCTGTTTCATTTACTCAACTTTGAGGGGCTTCCCCGATGAAAGAGTTGACTCCGATGCAGGCGGCCAGTTGGGTCGGCCGACAGTCCGGGCAACATCTGGGCGGCGTGGCGGCGCATCTATACGCCGAATTCGACGGCGCCGGGCTGGATATCGACCGGCTGGAGCGCGCCGTCAGCCGCCTTTATCAGCATCACCCGATGCTGCGGCTGCGTATTACCCCTGAGGGGCGGCAGAGCATCGCGCCGTTGGACGAGCGCCGCCACCGGCTGCGCATCGACGACTGGCGGGACGCCGCGCCGCCGGACATCACGCGTTATCTTGACGCCAAACGCCGCAGCCTAAGCACGCAGCGGCTGGCGCTTAAGCAGGGTCAGGCGAGCGATATCAGCGTCAGCCTGTTGCCGGACGATCGCTGCCGTCTGCATATGGATGTGGATATGATTGCCGCCGACGCCCAGAGTTTTCGCATACTGCTGGAGGAGCTGGCCCGCTTCTACCACCGGCCCGCGGCGGCCGCGGACGCGGCGGACGCCGCCTATTTCCGCTATCTGGACCAGATGCGCGCCGATGAAAGCCTGCAACGGCGCTACCGGCGCGATAAACAGTGGTGGCATCAACGTCTGGCGGCCATTCCTCCCGCCCCGCCCTTGCCGCAAAACGGCGCGGCGGGAGAGTGCCGCAGCGATAGGCTTGCCGCGCGGCTGACGCCGGCCGAGCGCCGCTCGCTGGAGAAAACGGCCCGCGACCGGCATCTGACCCTGTCGACGCTGTTTCTCTGCGCCTTTGCCGGAGTACTGGGAAGCAGCAACGGCGTAACCCGTTTTCGTCTCAACGTGCCGATATTTCATCGCCCGCCCTACGTCGACGGCGTCGAGCGCATTATCGGCGATTTCTCCAACCTGACTATCCTGGACGTGGAATACTCCCCCGGCGCAAGCCTGGCGGCGTTTTGCCGGCAAACGGCACAGCGGCTGGCGCGACTGCTTAGCCATAGCCATTACCCGGGGGTGAACGTGCTGCGCGACCTGTCCCGCCATCATGGCGGCGTGCAGATTGCTCCGGTGGTGTTTACCTCGGGGCTGGGGCTACCCGGCGGCAGGCTGTTTTCCGACGCGGTGCTAAAAACCTTCGGGGAGATGAACTGGGTGATCTCCCAGGGGCCGCAGGTGGCGCTTGACGCGCAGGCGGTCGACGTCCATGACGGCATTCTGCTGAACTGGGACATCCGTCCGGATTGCTTTCCCCAACCGGCCGTCGGCCGTCTGTTTGAGCGCTATCTGAACCTGCTGCGCCGCCTGGCCCGTTCCCCCGAGGCGCTGCATCAACCGCTTGAGCAACTGTGCGGCGAAGAAAAGGCGCTTCCCCGGCCGGAGCGGGAAAATATCGCGCGCACGCCGTTAACCGCCCTGCAACAGGCTTATCTGGTGGGCAGAAGCGAACAGTGGCCGCTGGGCGGCGTCGCCATGCAGGATTTCCGCGAGTACCGGGGGAATTTTCCCGTCGCCGTCCTGCGCCGACGGCTGACCGAACTGGTGCGTCGGCATCCGGCGCTGCGCACCCGGATAGATGCCGATACGCTGAGCCAGCGGGTATCCCCCGACGTCGTCGTCAATCTGGATGAAATCGATCTGCGCGCCCTGCCCCGCGCCGACGCCCTGCGGCGGGCGGACGAGATGCGGCGCGCCTGCTCCCACGCCCTTAACGACCTCGCGCTCGCGCCCTGGCATATCTGGATCATCGAACTGGCGCAGGGCGACGGGCGCGCGGACGAGGATTTCACTACCCTGGCGTTCACCAGCTTCGACGCCTTGATTATGGACGGGGCGTCGATTTCGGCCATCCTGGCGCAGCTGTTCGCCGCGACGGAAACCGCGCCGCCCGCGGCGCAGGCGGACGACGGCCCGGCGCCGATCCCGGCCGGAGAGCGGCGGGATGACGAAGGCTACTGGCGCGAAAAGCTGCGGGACTTCCCGCCGCCGCCCGCTTTGCCCTGGAAACGACCGCTGGCGTCCATTCCCTCGTCGGGCTGGCGCCGGGAAAGCGTTACGCTGCCGCGCCGGATGCTGAAAAAAATCTCCGCCATCGGGGCGCATCACGGCCTGTTTCAGAACGCCATCCTGTCGGCCGCCATTCTGGATACGCTATCGCTCTGGAACCGGGACGGCGCGTTGGCGGTGGGCGTGCCGGTGGCCTTTCCGGCAGCGGACGGCCGGCTGGGCAACGCCGCCACCTTTGCGGCGCTGCGTTTCGCCCGGGAGCCGGAGGACTTTTTCGCCGCCGCCCGCCGTTGGCAACAGGATACTCTGGCCGCGCTGCACCATCTGACGTTTTCCGGGGTCGACCTGACCCGCCTGCTGCTGCAACGGCACGGGCAAAGCCCGGCGCTGCCGGTGATCCTCACCAACGGCCTGGCGTGGGAAACGCCGCCCGCCGACGCGCCGATGCGTTTTCACGCCGGGCTGACGCAGACCCCGCAGGTGGCGATGGATATCCGGCTGTTGCGGGATCGGCATCGGGATCTGCTGCTGGCGGTGGATTATGCCGAACAGGCGCTGGATCGGGCGGTGGTGCGGGGCATGCTCCGGGCGATGGCCCGCAGGATCGCGCTGCTGGGCGACCGGGCGGAGCCGGCCCCGCCGCCGGGGCGCTTTATCGATTATCGCCACTACCGCCGCAACGGCGACGAGCGCGATTTTATCGGCAGCGGCTTTCTCGCCCGTATCGCCGCGCATCTCTTCGACTCTCCCCCCGATAAAGCGGCCGTGTACTGCGGCGACCGGACGATTTCGTATGCCGAGCTGGGGCGGTCGGTGGCAACGGCGATGGCGAACCTGCGGCGCCAGGGCATGACGCCCGGCAAGGTGGCGGCCATTGTCCTGCCCCGT comes from Brenneria nigrifluens DSM 30175 = ATCC 13028 and encodes:
- the fepB gene encoding Fe2+-enterobactin ABC transporter substrate-binding protein translates to MNRRKGMAGIGRLITALALTAGLIAQGASPPAAAAQPGWPREFRNADGTATTLTAPPRRILSTSVTITGTLLAVDAPVAASATAANGRFFAQWDKAAQARGVEKLWPAGSVELEAAYAVAPDLIVVAATGGDSALGQIGELQAIAPTIVLDYGGQTWQDLARQIGAATGLEAQINARIVEFDAAVAAARERITPPAGKVNIISYNGPGTSNPIATADGVHARLLQSLGFTLEAPDPAWQSSVAPRQDFVWTEYENLTRLSAPTTFLLNAGDDKASAFLADPLLANLPSVKKRQVYGLGVNSFRIDYFSAGEIIAGIVRRFGKAEQAAPSP
- a CDS encoding NtaA/DmoA family FMN-dependent monooxygenase (This protein belongs to a clade of FMN-dependent monooxygenases, within a broader family of flavin-dependent oxidoreductases, the luciferase-like monooxygenase (LMM) family, some of whose members use coenzyme F420 rather than FMN.), translated to MKANRQLCIGLSIAVTWLSGNGWRRADSRVEEIYSADFYLDLARRAENAKLDFLFRPDVLFIDPLRAAQSPSFSSLDPMILLTAIAGETRRIGLISTASTTFLPPYLVARQLQSLNWISQGRVGWNVVTALDGNRNFGLDRMSAADERYEKALEFTEVVRRLWQSYPHTALTLDRQKGEYARADRLRPINHRGRFFSVQGPLNVPDPGNGAIPLFQAGASDRGRDFAARIADGVFAATPDIAAGVELRRDLRRRARARGRHPDAIRVLPGLSLYLGKTRREARELYQETQANQTPAAQYARIRDMLGIDLSRLPPDRPVTPQMLPASPAPPPSQTHADLLRRLIERERPTVSQLLMRPEVAGSAHWLVVGTAEDALNDIAARAAAGAADGFIALPGGSPASLDLLFDELIPRLAERGLFRRDYSGGTLRQHLGMDPEG
- a CDS encoding amino acid adenylation domain-containing protein produces the protein MKELTPMQAASWVGRQSGQHLGGVAAHLYAEFDGAGLDIDRLERAVSRLYQHHPMLRLRITPEGRQSIAPLDERRHRLRIDDWRDAAPPDITRYLDAKRRSLSTQRLALKQGQASDISVSLLPDDRCRLHMDVDMIAADAQSFRILLEELARFYHRPAAAADAADAAYFRYLDQMRADESLQRRYRRDKQWWHQRLAAIPPAPPLPQNGAAGECRSDRLAARLTPAERRSLEKTARDRHLTLSTLFLCAFAGVLGSSNGVTRFRLNVPIFHRPPYVDGVERIIGDFSNLTILDVEYSPGASLAAFCRQTAQRLARLLSHSHYPGVNVLRDLSRHHGGVQIAPVVFTSGLGLPGGRLFSDAVLKTFGEMNWVISQGPQVALDAQAVDVHDGILLNWDIRPDCFPQPAVGRLFERYLNLLRRLARSPEALHQPLEQLCGEEKALPRPERENIARTPLTALQQAYLVGRSEQWPLGGVAMQDFREYRGNFPVAVLRRRLTELVRRHPALRTRIDADTLSQRVSPDVVVNLDEIDLRALPRADALRRADEMRRACSHALNDLALAPWHIWIIELAQGDGRADEDFTTLAFTSFDALIMDGASISAILAQLFAATETAPPAAQADDGPAPIPAGERRDDEGYWREKLRDFPPPPALPWKRPLASIPSSGWRRESVTLPRRMLKKISAIGAHHGLFQNAILSAAILDTLSLWNRDGALAVGVPVAFPAADGRLGNAATFAALRFAREPEDFFAAARRWQQDTLAALHHLTFSGVDLTRLLLQRHGQSPALPVILTNGLAWETPPADAPMRFHAGLTQTPQVAMDIRLLRDRHRDLLLAVDYAEQALDRAVVRGMLRAMARRIALLGDRAEPAPPPGRFIDYRHYRRNGDERDFIGSGFLARIAAHLFDSPPDKAAVYCGDRTISYAELGRSVATAMANLRRQGMTPGKVAAIVLPRSPQHLTIVLACALQGIVWLPVDTGSPPQRMAYLLTNCRPDLVVGDVGVAEIAAVSPETLLSPVAQQEPVPPRAELFERSHSNDPAYYLYTSGTTGNPKCVVLSYRATDNTIGQTLARWNVGRRDVFISVTPPHHDMSLFDLFGSLCAGATLVLPAPDEEKDAIAWNRLIERHRVSLWCSVPAILEMLLSCTRGEQLSSLRLIAQGGDYIKPATVRALRERLAAARLFSLGGPTETTIWSIWHEITADDSDVVPYGRPLPANRYFICHDTGEHCPAYVVGRIYTAGVNLALGYLENGVLKQHDFVTLKDAEGKPLRAFRTGDRGYYRQDGDIIFAGRVDGYVKVRGVRVSLSEIEAALAKHPAIDAAAVVDYAAGETGEIALGAMYTSRHGAEIPVAELRAFVGRYLPDTHVPTRMVHAAALPLSANGKTDRRRIRLSFSAAAPTSVSASTAAGRA